Proteins from a genomic interval of Oncorhynchus clarkii lewisi isolate Uvic-CL-2024 chromosome 13, UVic_Ocla_1.0, whole genome shotgun sequence:
- the LOC139364857 gene encoding protein FMC1 homolog, whose translation MASLSSPLRLCRGILREIRAIKGPEYKQSLAYNYVLDQFRKNQITGERYCRAQEEALHASHSYLCLLTSTRQHIALYDMYHGKGQRDTEEMAGIVGLRLPTQPGGKGWEK comes from the exons ATGGCGTCGTTGTCTTCACCTCTACGCCTTTGCCGGGGGATCCTGAGGGAGATACGAGCGATTAAAGGACCGGAATACAAACAATCTTTGGCATACAATTATGTTTTAGATCAATTCCGTAAAAACCAG atcacTGGGGAGAGATATTGTCGTGCTCAGGAGGAGGCCCTCCATGCTTCGCACAGCTACCTCTGTCTGCTCACCTCCACCCGGCAACACATTGCTCTCTACGACATGTACCATGGGAAAGGGCAGCGTGACACAGAGGAGATGGCAGGAATTGTGGGGCTCAGGCTGCCCACCCAGCCTGGAGGGAAGGGCTGGGAGaagtga